The Penaeus monodon isolate SGIC_2016 chromosome 5, NSTDA_Pmon_1, whole genome shotgun sequence genome window below encodes:
- the LOC119573589 gene encoding uncharacterized protein LOC119573589, whose product MFQHSSYDFATSPTSSTEIPTRVIRVGRSTVEVKRVSGRILTVKLAIEGVLLNVINAYAPQVGCELEGKEELWSELEEVARSIPTAERIVYGSGLHWPYSMVVSGKSVAKQHRGVINKSFEVKSRRKFRTEPKIKWWNLKGHLHIASKEERNKEDEDSWCWNEVQDGRNKKEGAKKKWDRQGDMKSHQEYKDMCSRTKKADTKAKRKCV is encoded by the exons ATGTTTCAACATTCTAGTTATGACTTTGCAACCTCACCAACATCCTCAACGGAAATACCTACTCGTGTTATAAG GGTTGGGAGGAGCACAGTGGAAGTTAAAAGGGTATCTGGCCGGATATTGACGGTGAAGTTGGCTATTGAAGGGGTGCTACTGAATGTGATCAATGCGTATGCCCCACAAGTAGGATGCGaattggaggggaaggaagaactcTGGAGTGAACTAGAGGAAGTGGCTCGGAGCATACCGACAGCAGAAAGGATAGTTTATGGGAGCGGACTGCACTGGCCAT ATTCTATGGTCGTATCTGGAAAGAGTGTAGCAAAACAACATAGGGGAGTGATTAACAAAAGCTTTGAAGTGAAGTCGAGGAGGAAATTTAGGACAGAACCAAAGATCAAGTGGTGGAATTTAAAAGGACACTTACACATAGCATCCAAGGAAGAG CGaaacaaagaagatgaagattCTTGGTGCTGGAATGAAGTGCAGGATGgcagaaataaaaaggaaggtgCAAAAAAGAAATGGGACAGACAAGGCGACATGAAAAGCCATCAAGAATACAAAGATATGTGCAGCAGGACAAAGAAGGCAGAtacaaaggcaaaaagaaaatgtgtatga